In Pseudoalteromonas tetraodonis, the genomic window TCAACAATTTTATAAAAATCAATCTTTTACTTGTGGATAAAGTGCATTCATAATAGTCGGTCTTGGGCTGCTTATTGAGCCATTTAAACGCAATACAGGTGTGATTTTTGAATCATTATTGATGTGCGGGAATAAAAATTATATCTCTGGGAGTTTTACTGTGTATCTGTCGGTTTGGCAAAGTTGTTTATATGTATTGCAAGATGAATTGCCTTCGCAGCAATTTAGTATGTGGGTCAGACCACTTCAAGCAGAAAGTACCGAAGATACCTTGACGATTTATGCGCCTAATCGTTTTGTACTTGATTGGGTAAGAGAAAAATACCTAAATAGAATAAATGAGTTACTGGTTGAAATTTGTGGTGTAGAAGCCCCTGAATTACGCTTTGATGTAGGCAGCAAGCCGCTATTAAATGCACAAGCTGCGCCGGTAGTTGAAACACAATCAGCACCAAGTACGCAAGCAACGGCAAAACAACAACCTCGAGAACAAAAACCAGTTGTTGAGCCCGCTCCTAAATCGGGTTATAAATCAAACATTAAAGAAAACTATACCTTTGACAGTTTTGTTGAGGGTAAATCTAACCAATTAGCAAAAGCGGCTGCCACTCAGGTAGCAGATAATCCTGGCTCTGCATTTAATCCTGTTTTTATTTACGGTGGTACGGGCTTAGGTAAAACGCATTTATTACATGCGGTAGGCAACGGTATTATGGCCAATAAGCCAGATGCTAAAATTGTCTACATGCATTCAGAACGCTTTGTGCAAGACATGGTTAAAGCACTGCAAAATAATGCGATTGAAGAATTTAAGCGTTATTACCGCAGTGTTGATGCACTCATGATTGATGACATTCAATTTTTTGCTAATAAAGAACGTTCACAAGAAGAGTTCTTTCATACCTTTAATGCATTATTAGAAGGTAACCAGCAAATTATTTTAACCTCTGACCGTTATCCTAAAGAGATAGAAGGGGTTGAAGATCGCCTTAAATCTCGTTTTGGTTGGGGATTAACTATCGCGATTGAGCCGCCAGAGCTTGAAACACGCGTTGCCATTTTGATGAAAAAAGCTCAGCAAAGTAAAATTAATTTACCGCATGAAGTGGCATTTTTTATCGCTAAAAAATTACGTTCAAACGTACGTGAACTTGAAGGGGCTTTAAACCGTGTAATTGCTAATGCAAACTTTACCGGCCGCCCAATTTCTATCGACTTTGTAAAAGAAGCACTGCGTGATTTACTCGCACTGCAAGATAAACTAGTCACCATAGACAATATTCAACGTACGGTAGCAGAATACTATAGAATACGTGTGTCTGATTTACTGTCTAAGCGCCGCAGTCGCTCTATAGCAAGGCCGCGCCAAGTTGCCATGGCATTATCTAAAGAACTCACTAATCACAGCTTACCTGAGATTGGGGATGCCTTTGGTGGGCGTGACCATACAACAGTACTGCACGCGTGTCGCAAAGTTAAATCATTACGTGACGAAAGCCACGAGATTAAAGAAGATTACCAAAATTTAATAAGAACATTGTCATCTTAGGGCTGACTTTATTATGCAAATAACAATATCAAGAGAACAATTTTTAAAACCATTGGTGCAAGTATCGGGTGCCATAGAGCGTAAGCATACGTTACCCATTTTATCTAACGTATTACTCGTGGTAGAAAATGGCCAGCTTTCAATGACAGGGACCGACCTTGAAATTGAATTAGTGGCGAGCGTGTTTGTAGGTGATGATGTTGCCGATACCAAGCTCACATTACCGGCTAAAAAATTACTCGATATTTGTAAAAGTTTACCGGATGGTTCTGATCTTACTTTAAGCTTGCAAGACCATCAGCTACTTTTAACCAGTGGTAAAAGTCGTTTTTCATTGACCACATTAGCGGCTGAAGATTTTCCTAATTTAGAGCAGTGGGATGGTGAAGTTGAATTTCAACTAACGCGTTTAGAGTTACGTAAATTACTTGAAAGCACGCACTTTTCAATGGCAAACCAAGATGTACGTTATTACTTAAACGGCATGTCGTTTGAAGTTGATAACAGCGATATAAAAACAGTCGCCACTGATGGGCACCGTTTAGCGATTGCACAAAAGCAACTAGGTCAGTCATTAAATACACAGCGCCAATTAATTATACCGCGCAAAGGCGTGCAAGAAATTATGCGCCTAATGGTTGCCGACCAAGAGTTAGTGACTATTCAGTTTGGTGCTAACCACATTCGTATTATTGATATTGAATTTACGTTTACGAGTAAATTAGTTGATGGCCGTTTCCCTGATTACCGTCGTGTTTTACCACGCG contains:
- the dnaA gene encoding chromosomal replication initiator protein DnaA, which translates into the protein MYLSVWQSCLYVLQDELPSQQFSMWVRPLQAESTEDTLTIYAPNRFVLDWVREKYLNRINELLVEICGVEAPELRFDVGSKPLLNAQAAPVVETQSAPSTQATAKQQPREQKPVVEPAPKSGYKSNIKENYTFDSFVEGKSNQLAKAAATQVADNPGSAFNPVFIYGGTGLGKTHLLHAVGNGIMANKPDAKIVYMHSERFVQDMVKALQNNAIEEFKRYYRSVDALMIDDIQFFANKERSQEEFFHTFNALLEGNQQIILTSDRYPKEIEGVEDRLKSRFGWGLTIAIEPPELETRVAILMKKAQQSKINLPHEVAFFIAKKLRSNVRELEGALNRVIANANFTGRPISIDFVKEALRDLLALQDKLVTIDNIQRTVAEYYRIRVSDLLSKRRSRSIARPRQVAMALSKELTNHSLPEIGDAFGGRDHTTVLHACRKVKSLRDESHEIKEDYQNLIRTLSS
- the dnaN gene encoding DNA polymerase III subunit beta encodes the protein MQITISREQFLKPLVQVSGAIERKHTLPILSNVLLVVENGQLSMTGTDLEIELVASVFVGDDVADTKLTLPAKKLLDICKSLPDGSDLTLSLQDHQLLLTSGKSRFSLTTLAAEDFPNLEQWDGEVEFQLTRLELRKLLESTHFSMANQDVRYYLNGMSFEVDNSDIKTVATDGHRLAIAQKQLGQSLNTQRQLIIPRKGVQEIMRLMVADQELVTIQFGANHIRIIDIEFTFTSKLVDGRFPDYRRVLPRGGDKVITANREWLRNAFQRVSILSNEKFRGVRLNLSNGLLKITANNPEQEQAEEVVEVMYEGDDLEIGFNVSYVLDVLNTLKTEDVLFTLADSNSSALIEGAGDEEAMYVVMPMRL